A window of Suncus etruscus isolate mSunEtr1 chromosome 4, mSunEtr1.pri.cur, whole genome shotgun sequence contains these coding sequences:
- the SSX2IP gene encoding afadin- and alpha-actinin-binding protein, which yields MGDCMTLTDPESKYIFQNTSETKMSPSSLYSQQVLCSSIPLSKNVHSFFSAFCTEENIEQSISYLDQELTTFGFPSLYEDSKNKESKRELNIVAVLNCMNELLVLQRKNLLAQENVETQNLKLGSDMDHLQNCYAKLKEQLETSRREVNGLQERDRQLQCKNRNLHQLLKNEKDEVQKLQNIIASRATQYNHDMKRKEREYNKLKERLHQLVMNKKDKKIAMEVLNYVGRPDGKRGSWRTDKTEARNEDEMYKILLNDYEYRQKQILMENAELKKVLQQMKKEMISLLSPQKQKPRERADDSSGTVLSDVEEEAGELNRESIWDLSCETVREQLTNSIRKQWRILKSHVEKLDNQASKVHLKCLNEEDVISRQDHEQETEKLELEIQQCKEMIKTQQQLLQQQLATACDDDTSSLLRDCYLLEEKERLKEEWSLFKDQKKNFEKERRSFTEAAIRLGLERKAFEEERASWLKQQFLNMTAFDHQNSENMKLFGAFSGSSDQDNHTVHSRPRQKKPHGAVASPVFTSKLSKSLPASPSTSDFCQTRSCVSEHSSINVLNITPEETKPNQVGRECTNHKWSMVSRPGSREGYYNGYSLPYTNSHVEKDDLP from the exons ATGGGAGATTGCATGACTCTTACAGATCCAG AAAGTAAATATATCTTTCAAAATACCTCAGAAACAAAGATGTCTCCATCAAGTTTATACTCACAGCAAGTGCTATGTTCTTCAATACCTTTATCAAAAAATGTGCACAGTTTTTTTAGTGCCTTCTGCACAGAAGAGAATATTGAACAAAGTATCTCCTATCTTGATCag GAATTGACTACCTTTGGGTTTCCTTCATTATATGAAGACTCCAAAAATAAAGAGTCAAAGAGAGAATTAAATATAGTTGCTGTTTTAAATTGTATGAATGAGCTACTTGTACTTCAGCGCAAAAACCTTCTAGCTCAGGAAAATGTGGAAACACAAAATCTGAAACTGGGAAGTGACATGGATCATCTGCAGAACTGCTATGCAAAACTTAAG GAACAATTGGAAACCTCCAGGAGAGAAGTGAATGGGCTacaagaaagagacagacagttACAATGCAAGAACAGAAATTTGCATCAactattaaaaaatgagaaagatgag gttcaaaaattacaaaatatcatTGCAAGTCGAGCTACTCAGTATAATCATGATATGAAGAGAAAAGAGCGTGAATACAATAAACTAAAGGAACGTCTCCATCAACTTGTTATGAACAAGAAGGATAAAAAAATAG CTATGGAAGTTCTCAATTATGTGGGAAGACCTGATGGAAAAAGGGGCTCCTGGAGGACAGATAAGACTGAAGCCAG GAATGAAGATGAAATGTACAAAATTCTCTTGAATGATTATGAATATCGTCAGAAACAAATCCTAATGGAAAATGCTGAACTTAAGAAGGTTCTTCAgcaaatgaaaaaggaaatgatttctcttctttctccccaaaAGCAGAAACCTAGAGAAAGAGCTGATGATAGTTCAGGAACA GTTCTCTCTGATGTTGAAGAAGAAGCTGGAGAACTGAATAGAGAGAGTATTTGGGACCTTTCGTGTGAAACTGTGAGAGAACAGCTAACAAACAGCATCAGAAAACAGTGGAGAATTTTGAAAAGTCATGTAGAAAAACTTGACAATCAAG CTTCAAAGGTACACTTAAAATGTCTTAATGAAGAAGATGTAATCTCGCGACAAGACCATGAGCAAGAAACTGAAAAACTTGAGTTAGAaattcagcaatgtaaagaaatGATTAAAACTCAGCAGCAACTCTTACAG CAGCAGCTGGCTACTGCATGTGATGATGATACCTCCTCACTGCTACGAGACTGTTACTTGCTGGAAGAAAAGGAGCGGCTGAAAGAAGAGTGGTCTCTGTTTAAAGATCAGAAAAAGAATTTTGAGAAAGAAAGACGAAGCTTTACAGAAGCTGCCATTCGCCTAGGATTGGAG AGAAAGGCATTTGAAGAAGAACGGGCCAGTTGGTTAAAGCAGCAATTTTTAAATATGACTGCCTTCGACCACCAGAACTCAGAAAATATGAAACTTTTTGGTGCCTTTTCAGGAA GTTCTGATCAGGACAATCATACAGTGCACTCAAGGCCACGGCAGAAGAAGCCTCATGGAGCTGTAGCCTCTCCAGTCTTCACGTCTAAACTTAGTAAATCTCTTCCTGCTTCTCCTTCTACTTCAGACTTTTGCCAAACACGTTCCTGTGTGTCTGAACATAG TTCAATCAATGTACTGAACATAACCCCCGAAGAAACTAAACCAAATCAGGTTGGAAGAGAATGCACAAATCACAAATGGAGTATGGTATCAAGACCTGGATCCAGGGAAGGTTACTATAATGGATACTCCCTGCCCTACACAAATTCTCATGTAGAAAAGGATGATTTACCTTAA